In Malus sylvestris chromosome 15, drMalSylv7.2, whole genome shotgun sequence, a single genomic region encodes these proteins:
- the LOC126602785 gene encoding cellulose synthase A catalytic subunit 1 [UDP-forming]-like → MESEGETAAKPMKSIGGKVCQICGDNVGKTADGEPFIACDVCAFPVCRPCYEYERKDGNQSCPQCKTRYKSDEAETENYANNLVVENPSDRSPHSESESEAESFEEFPEEDQKEDADEDYGALSDQEDNSTGSCLKESDSEDLSSTEMDYSSSESIDMENEEGSDVTFNWKNLITRPNHDPSSEPSDSVVPAPATSQQPKRLEQLERSESLLAKQKCTAPIIVCRKRSSISSKPSAAASSFGQTLKGDEKKKAAAPAKPKVAAKEQVLRL, encoded by the exons ATGGAGTCAGAAGGAGAAACTGCGGCAAAGCCCATGAAGAGCATCGGGGGTAAGGTCTGCCAGATCTGTGGGGATAATGTTGGGAAGACTGCAGATGGGGAACCATTCATTGCCTGCGATGTCTGTGCCTTTCCTGTTTGCAGGCCATGCTATGAGTATGAGAGGAAGGATGGGAATCAGTCTTGCCCTCAATGCAAAACCAGATACAAGAG TGATGAAGCAGAAACAGAAAATTATGCCAACAACCTAGTTGTGGAGAACCCGTCGGATAGATCACCGCATTCGGAGAGTGAATCTGAGGCAGAAAGCTTCGAAGAATTTCCTGAAGAAGACCAAAAAGAAGATGCAGATGAAGACTACGGAGCACTGTCAGATCAAGAAGACAATTCCACTGGAAGCTGCTTGAAAGAGAGCGACTCTGAAGACCTTTCAAGCACTGAAATGGATTATTCCAGTTCTGAAAGTATTGACATGGAGAATGAGGAAGGTTCAGATGTTACTTTCAAT TGGAAGAATCTCATCACTCGGCCCAACCACGACCCTTCATCTGAGCCATCAGACTCCGTAGTTCCTGCACCCGCCACAAGTCAGCAACCCAAACGCCTTGAGCAGCTTGAAAGATCAGAGTCCTTGCTTGCTAAGCAAAAGTGTACTGCACCCATCATTGTCTGCCGCAAAAGGAGCTCCATTTCGTCAAAACCTTCCGCGGCTGCTTCTAGCTTTGGTCAGACTCTCAAAGGAgatgagaagaagaaagcagCAGCTCCGGCGAAGCCTAAAGTTGCAGCGAAGGAACAAGTGTTAAGGCTATGA